A genomic region of Ochotona princeps isolate mOchPri1 chromosome 17, mOchPri1.hap1, whole genome shotgun sequence contains the following coding sequences:
- the SGCA gene encoding alpha-sarcoglycan, with protein VCLSEAAGVLAGCLAGLGASEAQRTSLYPLVGRFFVHTLEPATFLSLPEHGVPFTVPVTYHAHLQGNPDLPRWLRYTQRSPHYPGFLYGVATPEDLGRQVIEVTAYNRNTFDTALQRLILLIRDPEGPPLPYQAELLVRSHDVEEVLPSTPASHFLAALAGLWQPGELKLLNVTSALDRGGRVPLPIGGQKEGVYIKVGSVSPFSTCLKMVASPDSHARCARGQPPLLSCYDSLAPHFRIDWCNVSLVDKSVPEPADEVLTPGDGILEHDPFFCPPTEATARDFLTDALVTLLVPLLVALLLTLLLAYVMFCRREGRLKRDLATSDIQMVHHCTIHENTEELRQMAARREVPRPLSTLPMFNVRTGERITPRVDSAQVPLILDQH; from the exons gtgtgtctgtctgaggCTGCTGGGGTCCTTGCAGGttgtctggcagggctgggggccagtGAGGCCCAGCGGACCAGCCTGTACCCACTGGTGGGCCGTTTTTTCGTGCATACCTTGGAGCCTGCGACCTTCCTGAGCCTCCCAGAGCATG GTGTCCCATTCACTGTCCCCGTCACCTACCACGCCCACCTCCAAGGAAACCCAGACCTGCCTCGGTGGCTCCGCTACACCCAGCGCAGCCCGCACTACCCTGGCTTTCTCTACGGCGTTGCTACTCCAGAGGACCTGGGGCGTCAGGTCATCGAG GTCACAGCCTACAACCGCAACACCTTCGACACTGCCCTGCAGAGGCTAATACTGCTAATTCGGGACCCAGAAG GCCCCCCATTGCCCTACCAAGCTGAGTTGCTGGTGCGCAGTCATGATGTGGAGGAGGTGCTGCCTTCAACACCTGCCAGCCACTTCCTGGCTGCCTTGGCAGGTCTCTGGCAGCCTGGGGAGCTCAAACTGCTCAATGTCACTTCGGCTTTGGATCGTGGGGGCCGTGTTCCCCTGCCCATTGGAGGTCAAAAGGAAGG GGTGTACATCAAGGTGGGCTCTGTCTCCCCCTTCTCTACCTGCCTGAAGATGGTGGCGTCCCCTGACAGCCATGCCCGCTGTGCCCGGGGCCAGCCTCCACTTCTCTCCTGCTACGACTCCTTGGCACCTCACTTTCGCATTGACTGGTGCAATGTGTCCCTG GTGGACAAGTCGGTGCCAGAGCCCGCAGATGAGGTGCTCACCCCGGGtgatgggatcctggaacatgacCCGTTCTTCTGCCCGCCCACCGAGGCCACCGCCCGGGATTTCCTGACAGATGCCTTGGTCACGCTGCTGGTGCCCCTGCTGGTGGCCCTGCTGCTCACGTTGCTGCTGGCCTATGTCATGTTCTGCCGGCGGGAGGGGCG GCTGAAGAGAGACCTGGCCACCTCTGA CATCCAGATGGTTCACCACTGCACCATCCACGAGAACACGGAGGAGCTGCGGCAGATGGCTGCCCGCCGCGAGGTGCCCCGGCCACTCTCCACCCTACCCATGTTCAATGTGCGCACGGGCGAGCGGATAACCCCACGCGTGGACAGTGCCCAGGTGCCCCTCATCCTGGACCAGCACTGA
- the LOC105942143 gene encoding spermatid-specific linker histone H1-like protein yields MQKDTSPLPPSAPLVSNISLSENQQASTSGLTNNEPGSHSHPKVQRKPSMSKVILGFLANKGRRSRVSQVALKKALAATGYDMTRNTWRFKLALNKLMDKGLLKQVTGKGTTGSFRLSRKQASKFKLKAKRGQKQRKSGQRRAGRRQARQNMSPLDSTEGRKRPFKGVRKVAKRSHNS; encoded by the coding sequence ATGCAGAAAGACACATCTCCGCTGCCACCGTCTGCACCCTTGGTCTCAAACATCAGTCTGAGTGAAAACCAGCAGGCCAGCACATCGGGGCTCACCAACAATGAGCCAGGGTCTCACAGCCACCCCAAAGTCCAGCGGAAGCCCAGCATGTCCAAAGTGATCCTGGGGTTTCTTGCCAACAAGGGGCGTCGCAGTCGCGTGTCCCAGGTTGCCCTGAAGAAGGCGCTGGCTGCCACAGGCTACGACATGACCCGCAACACGTGGCGCTTCAAGCTGGCACTCAACAAGCTGATGGACAAGGGGTTGCTCAAGCAGGTGACCGGCAAGGGTACCACGGGCTCCTTCCGCTTGAGCAGGAAGCAAGCCTCCAAGTTCAAGCTCAAGGCCAAGAGAGGACAGAAGCAGCGAAAGTCTGGGCAGCGCCGGGCTGGGCGCCGTCAGGCTAGACAGAACATGTCACCACTAGATTCCACAGAGGGCCGAAAGCGGCCTTTCAAAGGAGTTCGCAAGGTGGCCAAACGCAGCCACAATTcatga